From the Lolium rigidum isolate FL_2022 chromosome 2, APGP_CSIRO_Lrig_0.1, whole genome shotgun sequence genome, one window contains:
- the LOC124692201 gene encoding spermine synthase-like has translation MEGGDARNGSTGTSPTKGSGIDGPAKPLPPCCVKARAAAPESEAKCHATVVSGWFSEPRSRSGKASKVQYYNNPMWPGEAHSLKVEKILYQGKSPYQEVLIFESLTYGKVLVLDGIVQLTDKDECAYQEMITHLPLCSIPSPKKVLVIGGGDGGVLREIARHASVESIDICEIDQLVIDVCKDFFPDLSVGFKDPRVRLHVGDAVEFLRNSPEGTYDAIIVDSSDPIGPAQELVEKPFFETIARALRPGGVLCNQAESMWLHTHLIQDMLSICRETFKGSVHYAWTSVPTYPSGAIGFLLCAKEGPPVNFLVPINPIEKLEGAMTAGRDIRFYNTEMHRAAFVLPSFANRELEEYCGSTERAKQEETSAEPAKIAMAPQGEILTAS, from the exons ATGGAGGGTGGAGACGCAAGAAATGGTTCGACTGGGACATCACCGACAAAGGGAAGTGGGATTGATGGCCCCGCTAAGCCGCTGCCTCCTTGCTGCGTCAAGGCGAGGGCTGCAGCACCTGAATCTGAGGCCAAGTGCCATGCCACTGTCGTGTCGGGATGGTTCAGCGAACCCCGCTCCCGATCTG GTAAAGCAAGCAAAGTGCAGTACTACAATAACCCAATGTGGCCAG GAGAGGCCCATTCCTTGAAAGTGGAAAAGATCTTGTACCAGGGGAAGTCACCATACCAAGAAGTCTTGATTTTTGAG TCGTTAACCTATGGGAAAGTCCTTGTGCTTGATGGTATTGTCCAGTTGACTGATAAGGACGAGTGTGCATACCAGGAAATGATTACTCATCTCCCACTCTGCTCAATTCCTTCCCCTAAAAAG GTTTTGGTTATTggaggtggtgatggtggtgtacTTCGAGAAATAGCCAGACATGCTTCAGTGGAGTCTATTGATATATGTGAAATTGACCAGCTAGTTATTGAT GTTTGTAAAGATTTCTTCCCAGATTTATCCGTTGGATTTAAAGATCCCCGTGTTCGACTTCATGTTGGCGATG CTGTGGAGTTCCTACGAAATTCTCCCGAAGGGACATATGATGCTATTATCGTTGATTCATCAGATCCTATAG GTCCTGCTCAGGAACTTGTAGAGAAACCATTTTTTGAGACAATTGCTAGAGCTCTGAGACCCGGTGGTGTTCTCTGTAATCAAGCTGAGAGTATGTGGTTGCATACACATCTGATTCAGGACATGCTCTCGATCTGCCGTGAGACTTTCAAGGGTTCTGTCCACTATGCCTGGACAAGTGTCCCGACATATCCTAG TGGTGCGATTGGTTTTTTGCTATGTGCCAAAGAGGGTCCACCAGTCAACTTCCTTGTACCCATAAATCCAATTGAGAAACTAGAAGGTGCTATGACAGCAGGGAGGGACATCAGATTTTATAATACAGAG ATGCATAGGGCAGCGTTTGTTCTTCCAAGCTTTGCAAATAGAGAGCTAGAAGAATACTGTGGCTCCACTGAACGG GCaaaacaagaggaaacatcagcagAACCAGCAAAGATTGCCATGGCGCCGCAGGGTGAAATTCTTACTGCTTCTTAG